The window GCGTGCTGATGAGGTGGTCGGGGTCGGTGAAGGCGGTGCTGGCCTGGCTGCTGCGGCGCAGCAGGGACCAGATGCCCTCGACGGGGTTGAGGTCGGGTGCGTAGTCGCGGGTGTCGATGAACTCCCGCAGTCGGCGGTCCTTATGGACGTTGCGAGGGTGACTCAGCGGGATCAGGACGTGTAGCGGCGGAGTTGATGCTCGTCCCGGTCGGCCGGGCCCTTTCCGGACTGGAACGTCTTTTCGGCCCTCCATCTGGATCCCGCGGCCCGCACCAGGTTGTCATTGTGGAGGCTGCCGAGAAAGTTCAGGCATCGCGACGTGGAGTAGCTGCTGTTTTCTGCCCAATACCAGTTGATCCACCGTGGACCGCCTCCCCGTCGAACCGACTGCCTCCCCGTCCGCCGGCCGCTCTCCCGTCGTGGCACGGGAACCACCTGCTCCGGAACCTGCCTTCCCCTCGCACCGCCTTGTACCGAACGTTTGACACAAGATCCCCGGCCGCGGCATCTTGTACTCACCGCTTGATACAAGATGATCCGGGGGGATCTTCGCATGCTCGACACCGCCCCGCCCCAGTACCGGTTGCTCGACCACGCCGACCACTACGCCCGCTGGTCCGGTCTGGCCATCGGCCTCGTGGTCGCGCAGGCGCTGTCCACGCTGGGAGACGTCGAGTTCGAGCAGCGCGTCGTGTTCTGCCTCACGGCCTTCGGCCTGTGCGCGGTGGCGGGTGTCCTGCTCGCCGACGCCCTGACCTTGCGCCCCCAGGAGACGGTACGCACCGCGAGTCTCGCACCACGCCTGGTTAGAGACCATGTGCCGCCACACATGGGTCCCCTGATCGCACTCCAAGGGCTCTCCCTCGTCGTCCTGCTGGTGATCACGGCCGCCACGGCCTCCGTCGACCCCGACCGCATCTTCAGCACGGGAAAGGTCCTCACCCTCACCTGCAACGGGATGCGGGCGACCGCCGGCCCCTGGCCCGGCCTGTACTACACCCTCCCGATGTTCGGCGCGCTCGCCATAGCCACCCCCACCTGCGTCTGGGCCCTGCGCCGCATCGCCCACGGTCCGGGTGAGGAGCAGCAGCGCCGCGACCGTGCGTGGGCGGTCACCGGCGCCTGGGGCCTGTTGGTGTCCAGCCAGCAGCTGTACGCCGTGCTGATGGTCTCCCTCGCGCTGACGGAGACGGGCTGTGGCGGCGCGCTGGGCGTGCTCACCTTCTGGGTGTTCTACCCGCTGGCCCTGCTGAACCTGGTCACCGCCGTCTGGTCTCTGGTCTCAGTGGTGGCACCGCGGGCCGTCGCCGACGAGGCGGCGGCAGAGGGGTCCTACGACGATGAGTGAGGCCGCCGTCCGTGTCGACACCACCAGCCAGGTCCCGCCGTACGAGCAGATCCGCGCGCAGCTCGCCGCGCTGATCGTCACCGGGCGGCTGGCCGAGGGCGACCGGCTGCCGACCGTGCGCCAGTTGGCCGCGGACCTCGGGCTGGCACCGGGCACCGTCGCCCGCGCCTACCGTGAGCTAGAGGCCGGCGAGCTGATCCGCACCCGTCGGGGCGCGGGCACCCGGGTAGCGGCGCCGCCACCCGGCCCGACCCGCCCGCACACTGTCCAACTCGCCGCTCTCGCCCGTGGCTTCACTTCGTCCGCCCGCGCCCTGGGCGCCGACACCGAG of the Streptomyces aurantiacus genome contains:
- a CDS encoding GntR family transcriptional regulator, which produces MSEAAVRVDTTSQVPPYEQIRAQLAALIVTGRLAEGDRLPTVRQLAADLGLAPGTVARAYRELEAGELIRTRRGAGTRVAAPPPGPTRPHTVQLAALARGFTSSARALGADTEAILTAVRDALGPDRA